The Streptomyces sp. DG1A-41 genomic sequence CAGCCTGAACGCGGTGGCCGCGTTCTGGGCCGCGTACGTCATCACCCGCCCGCTCGGTGCCTCCGTCGCGGACTGGATGGCCGTCGGCCACAGCCGGGGCGGACTCGACCTGGGCCTGGGTCCGGTCACGCTGTCCTGGACGATGGCCATCCTCGGCTTCGTCGGCTACCTGGCCGTCTCCCGCAAGGACATCCAGCACGACGGCATGCCGTGATACGCCGGTACCGCCGAGCGGGAGCGCCTCCCCCGGCAGTCAGGTTGATCACGTACCGTGCCCCGGGTGTGTGCCCGGGGTGGTACATCACCTCGCCGCCGCCGCCGACGGAGCGGGCAGGCCGAGGACCGCACCGACGCGTGGCGGCTGGCAGGACGCGCTCGTGGCGGAGGCCGCCCGGGGGACAGGCCCCGGGCGGCCGGACATGAGCGGTGCAGGCTCAGCCGTTCGGCCCCGCCGGGGTCGTGGTGGTCTTGAAGCCCTCGGTCTTGTTGGCCTGGAGGGCGAAGTCATTGGTGAACGTCTTGCTCAGGTTCACCGACGACTTCACGTCGCCGACCAGCTGCTCCGTCGCCAACGAGGTCTTCGGCCCGCCGGCCGGCATCAGGCCGTCCGGGAGGAACTGGCCCTTGTCCTCGGTCAGAGCCGAGATGTAGTCGGCCTTGGTCACCAACTGGTTCGACACGTACGACGCGGGCAGCTTGTTCGCGATGTCGGCCGCGCTGTGGGTGTTGATCCAGTGCATGGTGGCCACCAGCGCGTCGACGACCTTCTGCACCGTTGCCTTGTGCGAGTTCACCCAGTCGGTGCGGGCGAGAACACCGGCCGCGGGATAGGCACCGCCCAACGCCGCCGTGGCGCCGGAGGTGGTGGCCAGGTCGATGGCGGAGGTACCGACGCCCTTTTTCTGGATCGCGGCCACCGTCGGCTGCGTCGTCATCACACAGTCCACCTTGCCGTTCTGCAGCGCGGCGATGGCGGTGGAGCCCGCACCGACCCCGATCCGGTGGAACTGGCTGGTCTTGACGCCCTTCTTGGCGGCCAGGAACTGGGTGAGGGTGTCGGTGCCCGACCCCAGGTCGGTGACGCCGAGGGTCTTTCCCCTGAAGTCGGCGCCCGAGTGGACGCCCGACTTCTTGGTGCACATCTCGCGCTCGCCCGGCGCGCCGGAGAGCTGGACGACGTCCTCGACCGCCTTGCCCTTCGCCTGGAACTCGATCGTGTGGTTGTACCAGGCGCCCGCCATGTCCACCTGCCCCGAGGCCATGGCGTCCTCGGCGCCGACACCGCCGTCCTGCTCGGTGCTCAGCTGGACGTTGACGCCGTACTTCTTGTAGAAGCCGAGCTGCTGGGCGAGCTGGTACGGCAGGTAGATCTGCTTGTCGAGGCCGCCGGCCATGAGCTTGACGGTCGGCGTGCCACCCCCACCGCCGCTCGCGGCGGACGAGGTGCTGGAACAGGCGCTGACCGAGCCGAGGGCGAGAACGGTGAGGACGGACGCGGCGACGGCGGCGGATCGTCTGGACATGGCTGACCACATTCCTTTGTTGAAGGTTCTGAGATGAGGGAGGGGGGAAGTACAAGAACGTCAGAGCGAGTTGGCCTCGGACGGCGCCGGCGGGCGCCAGGACAGCAGCCGGTGCTCGAGCTTGCCGATCAGCCACTCGGCGCCGAGCACGATGACCGAGATGACGAGCATCGTGGCGAACACGCCGTTGGGGTCGAAGTTGTTCTGCGCGGTCTTGATGACCAGGCCTAGGCCGCTCTGCGCGCCGAGCACCTCGCCGACCAGCGCACCGACGATGGCGAAACCGAAGGCGCTGTGCAGGCTGGCGATGATCCAGGTGAGCGCGGACGGCACGATGACGTGCCGGGTGATCTGCATCTGCGAGGCGCCGAGCACCTTCGCGTTGGCGAGGATGTTGCGGTCGACCTCACGCACGCCCTGGAAGGCGTTGAAGAAGACGATGAAGAACACCAGCACCGCGGCGAGCAGGATCTTCGGCAGTACGCCGATGCCGAACGCGACGATGAAGATCGAGCCGAGGACGATACGCGGGATCGCGTTGACCATCTTGATGTAGGGGCCGAGCACGTCGGCGAGGAAGCGGCTCTGGCCCAGCGTCACGCCGAAGACCACCCCGGTGACGGCTCCGAGAACGAAGCCGGCGAGCGCCTCCTGGATCGTGGTCCAGATATTGGAGTAGAACGACCCGAACTCGGTGCCGTGCCGGAAGAGGTCGACCAGCCGCTGGGCGATGCCGGACGGCTGACCGAAGAAGAACGGGTCGACGATCCCCCAGGTGGTGAACGCCTGCCAGCCGCCGATGACGAAGACCGCGAGGCCGATGCGGCCCGCCCACACCAGCGCGACGCGCTGCCTGGCGGCGCGCTTGGCGGCGTCCGCGGCCGCGGACGGTGCGCCGCCGTCCTTGACCAAGCCGGCGGGAACTGCGGACGTCGTGCTCATGCCGTACCTCCTGCGGTGCGTGCGTAGGCGCGCTCCACCTCCTCGCGCAGCGTCTCCCAGATCTGGTGCTGAAGTTCGATGAAGCGGGGCTGGAAGCGGATCTCCTGGACCGCACCGCGCGGGCGCGGCAGATCGATGTCGAAGACCGCCTTGACCGAGCCGGGGCTGGACGTCATGACGACGACCCGGTCGGCGAGCGCCACGGCCTCGTCGAGGTCGTGGGTGATGAAGATGACCGACGGACGGATCTGCTCCCACAGGCCGAGCAGCTCGGTCGACATGATCGCCTTGGTCTGCACGTCCAGGGCACCGAACGGCTCGTCCATGATCAGGATCTTGGGTTCGTTGATCAGCGCCGCGGCCATCGCCACGCGCTTGCGCATCCCGCCGGAGAGTTGGTGCGGGTAACGGTCCTCGAACCCCGTCAGGCCCACCCGGCGCAGCCAGTCGCGCGCCGATGCCTGCGCCTGCTGCTTGGGGACGCCGCGGAAGACCGGGCCCATCAGGACGTTGCCGAGGACGGTCTTCCAGGGCAGCAGCGCGTCGGTCTGGAACATGAAGCTGACGCCGTCGGCGACGCCGTCCACTTCACGGCCGCCGACCTCGACCGACCCCTCGCTGGGCCGGTCGAGCCCGGACACCATGCTCAACGTCGTCGACTTGCCGCAGCCGGTCGGGCCCACCACCGCGCAGAACTGGCCCGGCTCCACCGTGAAGGAGACGTCCCGCAGCGCCGTGAACACCTCACCCGCAGGAGTCAGAAACCGTTTGGTGAGTCCTGAAATCTCGACTCGCGCGCTGTCCCGGCCGATTCTCTCGGCGCCTGGGCTCACCGCGACATCGTTTCGCGAAGCCATCTGAGGCCGTCTCCTTTCCTCACCTCGGAGGTCGAGGAAGGCAGACGCTAAAGGCCGCGCAGTGTGACGTCGCTGTTTCACACGTATCTCGCGTTAGTTGTGTTAACAGGGGTTCTGCGCGTTCTGCTCAGCAGGCCGGGGGGTGGGCAGCGAGTCCATGGTGGGACACAATCACGCCACCACGGGTACGGCGCAGGGGCCGGGCCCGGCAGCACGACAAGGGCGTAGGCACCTGTGATGCCCATCCGTATCCGGATCGGCCGCGGCGGGAAGGGGAGGCTCTCCGCGCGGATCCTGGCCAGTCAGCTGGTCATCCTGGCCCTCACCGGAGCCATCGGCTTCGTCCTGTTCGCGTTCGCCCAGCGGGCCGAGATCGACCGCTCCTACGAGCAGCGGGCCCTGGCCATCGCCCAGACCGCGGCCGCCGAGCCGCAGATCCGGCAGGCCATGGAGTACGGCGGTGGCCGCGACATCGTGCAGAGCGTCGCCGAGCGGATCCGCAAGGCGTCGGGGGCGTCTTACGTGGTCGTGATCGACCTGCACGGCATCCGCCATTCGCACCCCGACCCGGCGCTCATCGGCGAGCCCGTGGGCGATCCGATCGTGGTGCTGGACGGCCACACACACGTGGGCTCCGACCAGG encodes the following:
- a CDS encoding ABC transporter substrate-binding protein, with amino-acid sequence MSRRSAAVAASVLTVLALGSVSACSSTSSAASGGGGGTPTVKLMAGGLDKQIYLPYQLAQQLGFYKKYGVNVQLSTEQDGGVGAEDAMASGQVDMAGAWYNHTIEFQAKGKAVEDVVQLSGAPGEREMCTKKSGVHSGADFRGKTLGVTDLGSGTDTLTQFLAAKKGVKTSQFHRIGVGAGSTAIAALQNGKVDCVMTTQPTVAAIQKKGVGTSAIDLATTSGATAALGGAYPAAGVLARTDWVNSHKATVQKVVDALVATMHWINTHSAADIANKLPASYVSNQLVTKADYISALTEDKGQFLPDGLMPAGGPKTSLATEQLVGDVKSSVNLSKTFTNDFALQANKTEGFKTTTTPAGPNG
- a CDS encoding ABC transporter permease, with amino-acid sequence MSTTSAVPAGLVKDGGAPSAAADAAKRAARQRVALVWAGRIGLAVFVIGGWQAFTTWGIVDPFFFGQPSGIAQRLVDLFRHGTEFGSFYSNIWTTIQEALAGFVLGAVTGVVFGVTLGQSRFLADVLGPYIKMVNAIPRIVLGSIFIVAFGIGVLPKILLAAVLVFFIVFFNAFQGVREVDRNILANAKVLGASQMQITRHVIVPSALTWIIASLHSAFGFAIVGALVGEVLGAQSGLGLVIKTAQNNFDPNGVFATMLVISVIVLGAEWLIGKLEHRLLSWRPPAPSEANSL
- a CDS encoding ABC transporter ATP-binding protein, with protein sequence MASRNDVAVSPGAERIGRDSARVEISGLTKRFLTPAGEVFTALRDVSFTVEPGQFCAVVGPTGCGKSTTLSMVSGLDRPSEGSVEVGGREVDGVADGVSFMFQTDALLPWKTVLGNVLMGPVFRGVPKQQAQASARDWLRRVGLTGFEDRYPHQLSGGMRKRVAMAAALINEPKILIMDEPFGALDVQTKAIMSTELLGLWEQIRPSVIFITHDLDEAVALADRVVVMTSSPGSVKAVFDIDLPRPRGAVQEIRFQPRFIELQHQIWETLREEVERAYARTAGGTA